From a single Brassica napus cultivar Da-Ae chromosome C9, Da-Ae, whole genome shotgun sequence genomic region:
- the BNACNNG02990D gene encoding uncharacterized protein BNACNNG02990D → MCFFDIRRDQNLTVVKMDVAWWMEAAPPQIIFPEKPSTCPILETILEERETEEDDHEHEKEDV, encoded by the coding sequence ATGTGTTTCTTTGATATTCGGCGCGATCAAAATTTGACGGTGGTGAAGATGGATGTGGCTTGGTGGATGGAAGCGGCTCCTCCGCAGATAATTTTCCCTGAGAAGCCATCAACTTGTCCGATTCTAGAGACCATTTTAGAAGAACGAGAGACCGAAgaagacgatcatgaacatgaAAAGGAAGACGTCTAA